Below is a window of Streptomyces sp. WMMB303 DNA.
GTAGGCGGTCTCGGGCCGCCAGGTGGCGCTGTCGGCGACGACGAGTTCGACCCGGTCGTCCAGACCGCGGGCGCAGGCGCTGGCGCGGGTGGAGGCGATGGCACGGGGAGCGAGGTCCACTCCGGTGACGCGCCAGCCGCGTGCGGCGAGCGCGAGGGCGTTGCCGCCGGCGCCGCAGCCCAGGTCCAGGGCCCTTCCCGGGGGAAGGCCCTCGGAGGGGGCCAGGAGCATCAGGTCCGGGGCGGCGGTGTCGCTGCCGTCGCCGGTGTAGAGGTCATCCCAGTCGAAGTCCGGGTACCCGGTCGCTCCGGGGCCGTGAACCTGGTTGCCGTCGGGCGTGCCGCAAGCGTGGCCGGTGTTGTGGGTCACAGTTCCTCCAGCGGGAATGAGGTCGAGCGAATGACCGTTGGTCAGTAGTATGACCAGCGGTCATTCGATCCCGTCAAGTCCCTTCGGAGGCATCCCGTGAACCCCACCGCCCAGTACGACACCGTGATCATCGGCGGCGGGCCGGCCGGCCTGACCGCCGCGCTGACCCTGACCCGCTACCGCCACCGCACCCTGGTCATCGAGTCCCCCGCCCCGCCCCGCAACGCCGCATCCCGCGGTGTCCACGGCCTGATCGGCCTGGAAGGCGCCACCCCCGACGAGCTGCGTACCCGCGCCTGGCAGGAGCTGGACGGCTACGGACTGGCCCAGCGGCTCGATGCCGCGGGCGGCGAGATCACCCCGCTGGCCGGCGACGGCTTCACCGTGCGCGCGGACGACGGGACGACGGCCTGGGCCCGGAACGTGATCCTGGCCACCGGTGTCATCGACCAGCACCCCGACGGCGTGGACGGTTTCGCCGCATGCTGGGGCCGCACGGTGATTCACTGCCCGTTCTGTATCGGCGAGGAGAACGCGGACCGCACCTGGGCCCTGGTCGCCGACAACCCCCGCTACCTCGGCATGGCCGCCACCGCCTTCCGCGCCTGGACCGGCGACACCATCGCCATCGCTCCGCCCTCCCTGCCCGGCGCCGACGACCTGCGCCGCAGCCTGCGCGAGCAGGGCAGCGACCTCGTCCAGGGCGAGATCACCCGCCTGCACCACACCGACGGCGACCTGCACGCCGTGGAGCTGGCCGACGGCACCCTCCTCAAGCGCCAGACTTTGCTCTGGCCCCAGCCCCAGCGGCAGGTCCCCCTCGTCGAACGCCTGGCCGCGGACCACGGACTCGCGCTGAGCGAGGGCTACGTCGCCGTGGACGACAGCCGCCAGACCAGCATCCCCGGCCTCTACGCCGCCGGAGACCTGACCGGCCAGACCTGGGAACAGGGAGTCGTCCCCGCCGTCACCGCCGCAAGTGCCGCCGCCGACGCCATCCACTTCGCCCATCTGGCCTGACGGCCCCGACACCCCCACCGGAGCCCTCCGTGCCCGAGCAGGACTTCACCGACTACATCGACCGCGTCGGCGGCCACCTCGGCGACCGCACCCCCCTCTACCAGGACGTCGCCGCCCACAGTCGAGCCCGCCGCGTCCTCTACCCCGGCAGCTACCTCGACCTCGCCCCCTCCTACCACTGGCCCGACGTCACCTACCTCGACGCCGACGCCCGCGCCCGCAAAGCCTTCCAGGGCCCCGACGCCGCCACTCTCGCCACCCGGCACAAGCAATACCCCGAACAACCCCGCATCGCGTTCGTCCCCGGCGACTACACCCGCACTCTCGCGGAACTCCCCGCGGCCGAATGGGATCTGGTGATCTCCCTGTACGCGGGCCCCGTCTCCGAACACGCCACCCGCTGCCTGCGCCCCGGAGGCTGGCTCCTGGCCAACAACAGCCACGCCGACGCCGGCCTCGCCCACCTCGACCCCCGCTACCGGCTCGCCGCCGTCCTCCACCACCGCTCCGGCCGCTACCGCCTCACCACCGACGACCTCGACCGCTACCTCCAACCCAAACGCCCGCCCCACCCCACCCGCGAACAACTCCACGCCACCGGCAGAGGCACCGCCTACACCCACCCGGCCGCCGCCTACCTCTTCCGCCTCCACCCCCACACGCGCGAACGGTAGACCCGACCCGGAATCCCACCGGAACCCGGCAGGCCAGCACCACTGAACGAGCCCGTACGTGCCAGGCGCCCGGGCGGGGAGAGTAACGACCCCGCCCGGGGGCCTGGCACGTTCACCTCACCCACTTGTACGCGCCGTCCTCCCCGCCAGCGTCGCGGTCATCGCCGTTGAGCAGGTCGTTCACCTCGTCCTCGGTGAGCTCGCGCGTCCCACCCATGGCCCTCATGAGGCCGACCCGCCCGACGCCGGCTCAGGCGGCCTGGCTGAGGTCGGCGGCGGTCAGGTCCTGCTCGCGGAGCTGGGTGAAGTCGACGTCCAGTTTCGGGTCGTACGCGTCGGGCTGGACGCCGAGCTCGTGTGTGGAGTGCTCGCCGAACCGGTTGATGTGCTCGGTCAGGTACGGCGGGATGCGGACCAGGTCCTCCGGCTCGATCTCCCAGCCTTCCTCCAACAGCTGCCGGATGATCTCCGCGATGTCCAGGGCGTTGTGAAGAATGACCGAGTTCGTGAGCAGCGCGTTGAGCTTCATCGCCTTCTCCTGCTCGACCGGGTCGCTGTCCGCGATGACCCCGCGGTTGCCGAAGCCGATCCACTGCGAGAAGCCGTTGAATGCTTCGGCCTTGTTCGTCGCCGCGGTCACCCGCCGGCGAACCGCCGGATCACAGAGGTACCGCAGCGGCTGGACGGTG
It encodes the following:
- a CDS encoding methyltransferase domain-containing protein; this encodes MTHNTGHACGTPDGNQVHGPGATGYPDFDWDDLYTGDGSDTAAPDLMLLAPSEGLPPGRALDLGCGAGGNALALAARGWRVTGVDLAPRAIASTRASACARGLDDRVELVVADSATWRPETAYGFALSSYALPPRGPARTATLAVLATALAVLSREVVDG
- a CDS encoding NAD(P)/FAD-dependent oxidoreductase, which translates into the protein MNPTAQYDTVIIGGGPAGLTAALTLTRYRHRTLVIESPAPPRNAASRGVHGLIGLEGATPDELRTRAWQELDGYGLAQRLDAAGGEITPLAGDGFTVRADDGTTAWARNVILATGVIDQHPDGVDGFAACWGRTVIHCPFCIGEENADRTWALVADNPRYLGMAATAFRAWTGDTIAIAPPSLPGADDLRRSLREQGSDLVQGEITRLHHTDGDLHAVELADGTLLKRQTLLWPQPQRQVPLVERLAADHGLALSEGYVAVDDSRQTSIPGLYAAGDLTGQTWEQGVVPAVTAASAAADAIHFAHLA
- a CDS encoding Tn3 family transposase, with the translated sequence MYIDVLFGEVGKNVIDRDLIESQFRHLMKVAVSVREGAISSSTLLKRLRSGSEKNATYAAFREVGCVIRTVQPLRYLCDPAVRRRVTAATNKAEAFNGFSQWIGFGNRGVIADSDPVEQEKAMKLNALLTNSVILHNALDIAEIIRQLLEEGWEIEPEDLVRIPPYLTEHINRFGEHSTHELGVQPDAYDPKLDVDFTQLREQDLTAADLSQAA